A section of the Pan paniscus chromosome 11, NHGRI_mPanPan1-v2.0_pri, whole genome shotgun sequence genome encodes:
- the NMRK1 gene encoding nicotinamide riboside kinase 1 isoform X2, whose protein sequence is MKTFIIGISGVTNGGKTTLAKNLQKHLPNCSVISQDDFFKPESEIQTDKNGFLQYDVLEALNMEKMMSAISCWMESARHSVVSTDQESAEEIPILIIEGFLLFNYNTRVYQPPDSPGYFDGHVWPMYLKYRQEMQDITWEVVYLDGTKSEQDLFLQVYEDLIQELAKQKCLQVTA, encoded by the exons ATGAAAACATTTATCATCGGAATCAGTGG tGTGACAAACGGTGGGAAAACAACACTGGCTAAGAATTTGCAGAAACACCTGCCAAATTGCAGTGTCATATCTCAGGATGATTTCTTCAAG cCAGAGTCTGAGATACAGACAGATAAAAATGGATTTTTGCAGTATGATG TGCTTGAAGCACTTAACATGGAAAAAATGATGTCAGCCATTTCCTGCTGGATGGAAAGTGCAAGACACTCTGTGGTATCAACAGACCAGGAAAGTGCTGAGGAAATTCCCATTTTAATCATCgaaggttttcttctttttaattataa TACAAGGGTCTATCAGCCTCCAGACTCTCCGGGATACTTTGATGGCCATGTGTGGCCCATGTATCTAAAGTACAGACAAGAAATGCAGGACATCACATGGGAAGTTG TGTACCTGGATGGAACAAAATCTGAACAGGACCTCTTTTTGCAAGTATATGAAGATCTAATACAAGAACTAGCAAAGCAAAAGT GTTTGCAAGTGACAGCATAA
- the NMRK1 gene encoding nicotinamide riboside kinase 1 isoform X1 — translation MKTFIIGISGVTNGGKTTLAKNLQKHLPNCSVISQDDFFKPESEIQTDKNGFLQYDVLEALNMEKMMSAISCWMESARHSVVSTDQESAEEIPILIIEGFLLFNYKPLDTIWNRSYFLTIPYEECKRRRSTRVYQPPDSPGYFDGHVWPMYLKYRQEMQDITWEVVYLDGTKSEQDLFLQVYEDLIQELAKQKCLQVTA, via the exons ATGAAAACATTTATCATCGGAATCAGTGG tGTGACAAACGGTGGGAAAACAACACTGGCTAAGAATTTGCAGAAACACCTGCCAAATTGCAGTGTCATATCTCAGGATGATTTCTTCAAG cCAGAGTCTGAGATACAGACAGATAAAAATGGATTTTTGCAGTATGATG TGCTTGAAGCACTTAACATGGAAAAAATGATGTCAGCCATTTCCTGCTGGATGGAAAGTGCAAGACACTCTGTGGTATCAACAGACCAGGAAAGTGCTGAGGAAATTCCCATTTTAATCATCgaaggttttcttctttttaattataa GCCCCTTGACACTATATGGAATAGAAGCTATTTCCTGACTATTCCATATGAAGAATGTAAAAGGAGGAGGAG TACAAGGGTCTATCAGCCTCCAGACTCTCCGGGATACTTTGATGGCCATGTGTGGCCCATGTATCTAAAGTACAGACAAGAAATGCAGGACATCACATGGGAAGTTG TGTACCTGGATGGAACAAAATCTGAACAGGACCTCTTTTTGCAAGTATATGAAGATCTAATACAAGAACTAGCAAAGCAAAAGT GTTTGCAAGTGACAGCATAA